In a single window of the Candidatus Nanosynbacter featherlites genome:
- a CDS encoding UTP--glucose-1-phosphate uridylyltransferase produces MRKPTKAVIAAAGFGTRFLPQTKAMPKEMMPLIDKPIIQYVVEELVAAGIRDIIIVGSANKRAIEDHFDVPNEDLLANLRAGGDKKRPLIDLVHSLSEMANFVYVRQKGPYGNATPLACAAHLIGPDEPVIYTFADDFIDATPSRFQQMVAAAEKLDGAVLSCKKIIDDAEFDRYGIAAGQQLDDGTIAITNIVEKPGKANAPSDLASVSSYLLAADFFPYLERARQEFNGHGEFAIQPIMQRMIDEGHNFYGVEITNGTYYDTGDKLEYLKTIIDFGLRDEKLGPALRQHLTDRLK; encoded by the coding sequence ATGAGAAAACCGACAAAAGCAGTGATTGCAGCGGCAGGATTTGGCACTAGGTTTTTGCCACAAACTAAAGCGATGCCTAAGGAGATGATGCCACTGATTGATAAGCCAATCATCCAATACGTTGTGGAAGAACTGGTTGCTGCCGGTATTCGCGACATCATCATCGTCGGAAGCGCCAACAAGCGTGCCATTGAAGATCATTTTGACGTGCCGAACGAAGATTTGCTGGCAAATTTGCGGGCTGGTGGCGATAAGAAGCGCCCGTTGATTGACCTGGTTCACTCACTGTCGGAAATGGCTAACTTCGTGTATGTTCGCCAAAAGGGCCCATATGGTAACGCGACTCCTTTGGCATGTGCTGCGCATTTGATTGGGCCGGATGAGCCAGTGATTTATACGTTTGCTGACGACTTTATCGACGCGACACCAAGCCGTTTTCAACAGATGGTTGCTGCTGCAGAAAAATTGGATGGCGCAGTGCTGTCATGCAAGAAAATCATTGATGATGCAGAATTTGATCGCTATGGCATCGCGGCTGGTCAGCAACTCGATGACGGAACGATTGCCATCACGAACATTGTTGAAAAACCGGGTAAAGCCAACGCGCCGAGCGACTTGGCTAGTGTGAGTAGCTATTTGCTGGCGGCTGATTTCTTCCCGTACTTGGAGCGCGCCCGCCAGGAGTTTAATGGCCACGGTGAGTTTGCCATTCAGCCAATTATGCAGCGTATGATTGATGAAGGGCATAACTTCTATGGCGTGGAAATCACCAACGGTACGTACTATGACACCGGTGATAAACTTGAATATCTCAAAACTATCATTGACTTTGGGCTGCGAGATGAAAAGCTTGGCCCCGCACTGCGTCAACATCTGACAGATCGTTTGAAATAG
- a CDS encoding AAA family ATPase, which translates to MIIITGIPGSGKTTLVKRLVQDLGVRGVAQDAVKEFLADHLGGTYTDQQSSALGRVTRRAVLELGIEFEKLGEQIIIESALQTSAAEEILRHSPHRPILQIYVTCGLAEVKRRFYDRKRSGHRHSVHTDDLYDKLTEHEIRDKYRPLVADNITTVIVDSENLDYAALRDTVKDFLMNKAITKENEI; encoded by the coding sequence ATGATCATCATTACTGGCATCCCTGGATCTGGTAAAACGACGTTAGTGAAACGTCTGGTGCAAGATCTAGGGGTACGCGGTGTCGCGCAAGATGCTGTCAAGGAGTTTTTGGCTGACCATTTGGGCGGAACATACACTGATCAGCAGAGTAGCGCCTTGGGTCGTGTGACTCGACGGGCGGTTTTGGAATTGGGTATTGAATTTGAGAAATTGGGTGAGCAGATTATCATTGAGTCGGCATTGCAAACGTCAGCTGCAGAAGAGATTTTGCGGCATAGCCCACATCGACCAATTCTGCAGATTTACGTGACGTGCGGCTTGGCGGAAGTAAAGCGGCGATTTTACGATCGCAAACGATCTGGTCATCGCCACTCAGTGCACACTGATGATCTATATGATAAATTGACGGAACACGAAATTCGTGACAAATATCGTCCACTGGTTGCGGATAATATCACAACAGTGATCGTTGATTCGGAGAATTTGGATTATGCGGCACTGCGAGATACGGTGAAAGATTTTTTGATGAATAAGGCGATAACAAAGGAGAACGAGATATGA
- the uvrB gene encoding excinuclease ABC subunit UvrB, translating into MSAFNLVSKYQPTGDQPTAIAQLVDGLEQGEREQTLLGVTGSGKTFTMANIIARRNVPTLVLAHNKTLAAQLFSEFKEFFPDNEVHYFVSYFDYYQPEAYIASSDTYIEKDSKINDEIDRLRHAATSALLTRRDVIIVASVSCIYGIGSPETYADMAIQLTVGERRVQDKFIRLLTDIQYKRNDVDFARGTFRVRGDVVDIFPAGQDTAVRVEFFGDEVERLTRIDPLTGEILDQPANLTIFPSSHYSTPRERIEKAIIGIEKEFDERLKWLESHDKLLEAQRLSQRTKYDLEMLKETGFVKGIENYSRYLTDREPGEQPATLIDYFPDDWLLLVDESHMTLPQVRGMYNGDRARKEVLVEHGFRLPSALDNRPLRFDEFDQHIHQAIYVSATPGDYEIAHSPKPAEQLIRPTGLLDPPIEVRPTEGQVDDLMEEIRQTIANGHRVLVTTLTKRMAEDLSAYLTDNGVKTAYLHSEIDTLERGDILKDLRLGTYDVLVGINLLREGLDLPEVSLVAIMDADKEGFLRSEQALIQTIGRAARHVDGRVLMYGDNVTDSMHRAIDETNRRRQIQQQYNEEHGITPQTIQKKIDDGLRSIIPQKESDKKPKLDLKKIPKDEYPTLIKELTGQMELHSANLEFEKAAELRDLIAEIKQTMVH; encoded by the coding sequence ATGAGCGCCTTTAATCTCGTCTCCAAATACCAGCCGACCGGCGACCAGCCGACAGCGATTGCTCAGCTGGTGGATGGTTTGGAGCAGGGTGAGCGCGAGCAGACGTTGCTGGGCGTGACGGGGTCGGGCAAGACGTTTACTATGGCGAATATTATTGCTCGGCGGAATGTGCCGACGCTGGTGCTGGCGCACAACAAGACTTTGGCGGCACAACTGTTTTCTGAGTTTAAGGAGTTTTTTCCGGACAACGAGGTACATTATTTCGTCAGTTATTTTGATTATTATCAGCCGGAGGCCTACATCGCCAGTAGCGATACCTACATTGAGAAAGATTCGAAGATTAATGATGAGATTGATCGGCTCAGGCATGCGGCGACCTCGGCATTGCTAACGCGGCGCGATGTTATCATTGTGGCGAGCGTATCTTGCATTTACGGCATTGGTTCGCCGGAGACGTACGCTGATATGGCGATTCAATTGACGGTCGGCGAGCGGCGGGTGCAGGATAAGTTTATTCGCTTACTGACTGACATTCAGTATAAGCGCAACGACGTTGATTTTGCGCGCGGCACTTTCAGGGTGCGCGGCGATGTGGTCGATATTTTCCCAGCCGGGCAGGACACGGCGGTGCGGGTGGAGTTTTTTGGCGATGAGGTCGAGAGACTCACGCGAATTGATCCGTTGACTGGCGAGATTTTGGATCAGCCAGCTAACCTGACGATTTTCCCGTCTAGTCACTATTCAACGCCGCGTGAACGAATTGAAAAGGCGATCATCGGTATCGAAAAAGAGTTTGACGAGCGGCTCAAATGGCTTGAGTCGCACGACAAGTTACTCGAGGCACAGCGCCTCAGTCAACGCACCAAATATGACCTAGAAATGCTCAAAGAAACTGGCTTTGTTAAAGGCATCGAGAATTATTCGCGCTATCTGACTGACCGCGAGCCGGGCGAGCAGCCGGCGACCTTGATTGATTATTTTCCGGACGATTGGTTGCTGCTGGTCGATGAGTCGCATATGACCTTGCCGCAAGTCCGCGGTATGTATAACGGCGACCGGGCGCGCAAGGAAGTGTTGGTGGAGCATGGTTTTCGTTTGCCGAGTGCGTTGGATAACCGCCCGCTGAGATTTGATGAATTTGATCAGCATATTCACCAGGCGATTTATGTGTCGGCTACGCCGGGTGACTATGAAATTGCTCATTCACCAAAGCCGGCTGAGCAGTTGATTCGGCCGACGGGGCTGCTTGATCCGCCGATTGAGGTGCGGCCGACCGAAGGGCAGGTTGATGATTTGATGGAGGAGATTCGCCAGACCATCGCCAACGGCCACCGCGTGCTGGTAACCACCTTGACCAAGCGCATGGCTGAGGATCTGAGTGCCTACCTGACCGATAATGGTGTGAAAACGGCGTATCTACACAGTGAAATTGACACATTGGAGCGCGGCGATATTCTCAAAGATTTGCGACTGGGAACGTATGACGTGTTAGTTGGTATCAATTTGCTACGTGAGGGGCTGGACCTACCGGAAGTCAGTCTGGTGGCGATTATGGATGCTGATAAAGAAGGTTTCCTCCGCTCTGAACAGGCACTGATTCAGACAATTGGCCGGGCGGCGCGGCATGTCGATGGGCGGGTGTTGATGTACGGCGATAATGTGACTGACAGTATGCACCGAGCGATTGATGAGACGAATCGTCGGCGGCAAATTCAGCAGCAATATAACGAAGAGCACGGTATCACGCCGCAAACCATTCAGAAGAAGATTGACGATGGCCTGCGCTCCATCATTCCGCAAAAAGAATCGGATAAAAAGCCAAAACTTGATTTGAAGAAAATTCCAAAGGACGAATACCCAACGCTGATCAAGGAACTGACCGGTCAAATGGAGCTGCATAGCGCCAATCTAGAGTTTGAAAAAGCCGCAGAGCTGCGTGATTTGATTGCAGAAATTAAGCAAACAATGGTACACTAA
- a CDS encoding DNA polymerase III subunit alpha, whose amino-acid sequence MTTEGKNNGGMSAVLKPSDYVHLHNHTHHSLLDGLTKIPDMVARVKELGMEACAITDHGTMSGVIEFYKAAKSAGIKPIIGIETYVAARSRHDRDPAKDKARYHLTLLAMNHKGYQNLMQLSTIANLEGVYYKPRIDHELLEQYNEGIICMSGCIGGELGENLRNDDYDKAKEIAGWYKSVFGDRYYMELQDHGHPEARSHWPEQKKVNDYIERISKELDIPCVVTSDGHYLNHEDQEAHEILLCVGTGAYLSDEKRMSLKDFELHLTTPEDIISRWQKTNPQAIANTKAIADRCDVEIKLGDILIPKFPTPNGESEKEYLDHLVYSGMAARYAGMKLEDAKKLPNDELRAMLSDDQIERLDMEFGVLDKMGYNGYFLIVQDFINWGKSQGIIFGPGRGSAAGSIIAYALNITDLDPLHYDLLFERFLNPDRISMPDIDIDIQDTRRGEVIEYCAKKYGSERVANICTFGTMAARASVRDVARVLQVPYGESDRLAKLIPPPVQGRHVPIKKSLEEDPDLKKEYETNPTAKTVYDFASRLEGTIRSHGVHAAGVVIAPDDLVKYVPLEMAQKGVVATQYPMGPVEELGLLKMDFLGLSNLSIINNALRIIRKVYKTDIDLSHLPLDDEETYKLFQRGDTTGVFQLESAGMKRYLRELKPSVFEDIIAMVALYRPGPMQFIDSFIKRKHGEEEITYLHPGMENSLKNTYGILVYQEQFMQISKEWCGFTGGQADTLRKAVGKKKIDLMKKVKPEFVEGAVKVGGATKEIAEQFWDALEEFANYCFNKSHAACYGLIAYWTAYLKAHYPDAFMAALMTSDQDDTERLAIEMTECKHMGIEVLNPDVNESFVEFAVVPGEKKIRFGMAAVKGVGVGAVEELLRARENGKFTSIEDFAKRVSTSKFNRKAWESLIKCGAFDSFGDRHDLLFNLDTITAFAQKVQKEAASGQTDLFGMLGDDAAVAQPTMQLMPSPNKNDKEYLTWERELMGLYISAHPLDAYATYLLEQTQPLTQLVPEYDGRLMTIGGIITNVRTIITKSGSKMAFVGLEDKFGEGEVIVFPNLYEQVGAKLVQDSVVRVTGKNSARDRDGNLGSESKMIADEIEIITDSDITSYESTGRKMDAPKVSAQYKKEKRANFRAQKTKTTTPANAKSSNPSKPATRPATPETPPARLFLQVKDPSDHDKLISLKKICSTSPGITDVVLVLGENDHKSAIRLPFKVDPAPQLLEELKALLGEECIKLT is encoded by the coding sequence ATGACGACAGAGGGGAAAAATAACGGCGGTATGTCGGCGGTTTTGAAACCGTCTGATTACGTACACCTGCACAACCACACTCACCACTCACTGCTCGATGGATTAACCAAAATCCCTGACATGGTCGCCCGAGTGAAGGAGCTCGGTATGGAAGCCTGTGCTATCACTGACCATGGTACGATGTCAGGCGTCATTGAGTTTTATAAAGCAGCCAAGAGTGCTGGCATCAAGCCAATCATCGGCATCGAAACCTACGTGGCGGCGCGGAGTCGTCACGACCGCGACCCAGCTAAGGACAAGGCGCGCTATCACTTGACGCTGCTGGCCATGAACCACAAGGGCTATCAAAACCTGATGCAGCTCAGTACCATCGCCAACCTCGAAGGCGTCTACTATAAACCGCGCATTGATCACGAACTGCTGGAACAATACAACGAAGGCATCATCTGTATGTCCGGCTGTATCGGTGGTGAGCTGGGTGAGAATTTGCGCAATGATGATTATGACAAAGCCAAGGAAATCGCTGGCTGGTACAAGTCAGTGTTTGGTGATCGGTACTATATGGAATTGCAAGATCACGGTCATCCCGAGGCGCGCAGTCACTGGCCGGAGCAGAAAAAGGTCAATGATTACATTGAGCGGATTAGCAAGGAACTGGATATTCCCTGTGTGGTGACCAGCGACGGTCATTATCTTAATCACGAAGACCAAGAAGCGCATGAGATTTTGCTGTGCGTCGGCACTGGCGCGTATTTGAGTGATGAAAAGCGGATGAGTTTGAAGGATTTTGAGCTGCATTTGACGACACCAGAAGACATTATTTCGCGGTGGCAAAAAACCAACCCACAAGCAATTGCCAACACTAAAGCCATCGCTGACCGCTGTGACGTGGAGATCAAACTGGGCGATATTCTCATCCCGAAATTCCCGACGCCAAACGGCGAGTCTGAAAAAGAATATCTGGATCATCTGGTGTATAGCGGCATGGCGGCGCGGTACGCTGGCATGAAGTTGGAGGACGCAAAGAAACTGCCAAACGACGAGCTGCGTGCCATGTTGTCTGACGATCAAATCGAGCGGCTAGACATGGAGTTTGGCGTGCTCGACAAGATGGGCTATAACGGCTACTTTCTCATCGTTCAGGACTTTATCAACTGGGGTAAATCTCAGGGAATTATTTTCGGACCAGGGCGTGGCTCGGCAGCCGGCTCCATCATCGCCTATGCCCTGAACATCACCGACCTTGATCCGCTGCATTATGACCTGCTGTTTGAACGCTTCCTCAACCCCGACCGTATTTCCATGCCCGACATCGACATCGACATTCAAGATACGCGCCGCGGCGAGGTTATCGAATATTGTGCCAAGAAATACGGCTCAGAACGAGTCGCCAATATCTGTACTTTTGGCACCATGGCAGCGCGTGCTTCGGTGCGTGACGTGGCGCGGGTATTGCAAGTTCCATACGGTGAATCTGACCGGCTGGCCAAGCTCATCCCACCGCCAGTCCAGGGCCGTCATGTACCGATCAAAAAGTCGCTAGAGGAAGATCCTGATCTCAAGAAAGAATACGAGACCAACCCAACCGCTAAGACGGTTTATGACTTTGCCTCACGGCTAGAAGGGACCATTCGTTCGCACGGCGTGCATGCCGCCGGCGTGGTGATCGCGCCAGATGATTTGGTAAAATACGTGCCGCTCGAGATGGCGCAAAAGGGCGTGGTGGCAACGCAGTATCCAATGGGTCCGGTCGAGGAACTGGGACTGCTGAAGATGGACTTTTTGGGCCTGTCTAACTTGTCCATCATCAACAACGCGCTGCGCATTATTCGTAAAGTTTACAAAACGGACATCGATCTGTCGCACTTGCCGCTAGATGATGAAGAAACTTACAAATTATTCCAGCGTGGCGATACCACCGGTGTCTTCCAGTTGGAATCGGCCGGCATGAAGCGGTACCTGCGTGAGCTCAAACCGAGCGTCTTTGAAGACATTATCGCCATGGTGGCGTTGTACCGCCCGGGGCCGATGCAATTTATCGACTCATTCATCAAGCGTAAACATGGCGAGGAAGAAATTACCTATCTGCACCCTGGTATGGAAAACTCGCTGAAGAATACCTACGGCATTTTGGTCTATCAAGAGCAATTTATGCAGATTTCCAAAGAGTGGTGTGGCTTTACCGGCGGCCAGGCTGACACCCTGCGTAAAGCGGTGGGTAAAAAGAAAATCGACCTGATGAAAAAGGTTAAACCAGAATTTGTCGAGGGCGCAGTCAAGGTTGGTGGTGCGACCAAGGAAATTGCTGAGCAGTTCTGGGATGCGCTGGAAGAATTCGCTAACTACTGTTTCAATAAGTCGCACGCGGCGTGTTACGGCCTGATCGCCTACTGGACGGCATACCTCAAGGCGCACTATCCTGACGCCTTCATGGCGGCGCTGATGACTAGCGACCAGGACGACACCGAACGCCTGGCTATCGAGATGACTGAGTGTAAGCACATGGGCATCGAAGTGCTCAACCCAGATGTCAATGAGTCGTTCGTTGAATTCGCGGTGGTGCCTGGTGAAAAGAAAATTCGTTTTGGCATGGCAGCGGTCAAGGGTGTTGGTGTTGGCGCGGTGGAAGAATTATTGCGCGCCCGTGAGAATGGCAAATTCACCAGTATCGAAGATTTTGCCAAGCGAGTATCGACCAGCAAGTTTAACCGCAAGGCCTGGGAGTCACTCATCAAATGTGGCGCATTTGATAGCTTTGGTGATCGCCACGACTTATTGTTTAACCTAGATACTATCACCGCCTTTGCGCAAAAAGTTCAAAAAGAAGCGGCTAGTGGGCAGACCGATTTGTTTGGCATGCTGGGTGATGACGCGGCTGTGGCTCAGCCGACCATGCAGTTGATGCCGTCGCCGAACAAGAATGATAAGGAGTACTTGACGTGGGAACGCGAACTAATGGGTCTGTACATCTCGGCACATCCTTTGGATGCTTACGCTACATACTTGCTTGAGCAAACGCAGCCATTGACCCAGCTGGTACCAGAATATGATGGCCGACTCATGACAATTGGTGGCATCATCACGAACGTTCGCACTATCATCACCAAATCTGGCAGCAAAATGGCGTTCGTGGGCCTCGAGGACAAATTTGGCGAAGGTGAAGTGATCGTTTTCCCAAATTTGTATGAGCAAGTTGGCGCCAAGCTCGTCCAAGACTCGGTGGTGCGGGTGACCGGTAAAAACTCAGCTCGTGATCGGGACGGTAATTTGGGGTCAGAAAGCAAGATGATTGCTGATGAAATTGAGATTATCACCGACAGTGATATCACCAGCTATGAATCAACGGGTCGTAAAATGGATGCACCAAAAGTAAGCGCCCAGTATAAAAAAGAAAAGCGGGCAAACTTCCGTGCTCAAAAAACCAAGACTACTACTCCGGCTAATGCCAAATCGTCAAATCCATCCAAACCAGCTACCCGGCCGGCAACTCCCGAGACGCCACCTGCGCGCCTGTTTCTGCAAGTAAAAGACCCGAGCGACCACGACAAACTGATTTCACTCAAAAAGATATGTTCAACGTCGCCAGGGATCACTGATGTTGTGTTGGTGCTTGGTGAAAATGACCACAAGTCGGCCATTCGACTGCCGTTCAAAGTCGATCCAGCACCTCAGCTACTTGAAGAACTAAAGGCGTTGCTGGGCGAAGAATGTATCAAATTGACGTAA
- the gatB gene encoding Asp-tRNA(Asn)/Glu-tRNA(Gln) amidotransferase subunit GatB, producing the protein MMSVYDEYEMTIGIECHVQLATKTKLFSPADNDARNAEPNEKTHEIDFGLPGMLPVLNKHAVELAVRAGKALNAPIARVSRFDRKHYFYPDLPKGYQTSQMYQPIILAGYVDAPLEDGSLKRVRIHHAHMEEDAGKLTHHDGYSLVDLNRAGTPLIEIVSEPDIHSAEEAKAYASELHKLMVYAGVTHGDLYHGNMRFDVNISVAKKGATELGKRAEVKNLNSFRSVERAAEYEFKRQVDLLENGESVVQETRGWSDDKQITTSQRSKEDAQDYRYMPDADIPPVVLSDEEIARIQAEVPMLPAEYREKWSGLGLDKSVVNSLLSNQNYASIMLKVQEKSGDVAAKRVAHWFASALTSNSGDSEHDSASVEANTPHVSVDDLVELAEMTEKAEISSTNAKELFNELLAGATDPRKLAEEKNLLQVSDESAIASIVDEVLSDPASAASIADIKAGKDKAIGYLVGQVMKRSKGQANPSLAQKLIRERL; encoded by the coding sequence ATGATGAGTGTATATGATGAATATGAAATGACCATTGGCATCGAGTGCCACGTCCAGCTGGCGACCAAAACCAAGCTGTTTAGCCCGGCTGATAATGACGCGCGTAATGCTGAGCCAAACGAAAAAACGCACGAGATTGACTTTGGCCTGCCGGGCATGCTGCCGGTGCTCAATAAGCACGCTGTCGAGCTGGCGGTGCGCGCCGGTAAAGCTCTGAACGCGCCGATTGCTCGCGTTAGCCGGTTTGACCGCAAGCATTATTTTTACCCTGACTTGCCAAAAGGTTATCAGACCTCGCAGATGTACCAGCCGATCATTTTGGCTGGCTATGTCGACGCGCCGCTGGAGGATGGTTCACTCAAACGAGTGCGAATTCATCATGCGCACATGGAGGAGGACGCTGGTAAATTGACGCACCACGACGGCTATTCGCTGGTTGACCTCAACCGCGCTGGTACGCCGCTGATTGAAATCGTCTCTGAGCCGGATATTCATTCTGCCGAGGAGGCCAAAGCGTACGCTTCGGAGCTGCACAAATTGATGGTCTATGCTGGCGTGACGCACGGTGATTTGTATCACGGCAACATGCGCTTTGACGTCAATATTTCGGTGGCTAAGAAAGGTGCGACTGAGCTCGGCAAGCGCGCGGAAGTGAAGAATCTCAATTCGTTCCGCAGCGTCGAGCGTGCCGCTGAATACGAATTCAAACGCCAAGTTGACCTGCTGGAAAATGGTGAATCGGTGGTGCAGGAAACCCGCGGCTGGAGCGACGACAAGCAAATTACTACTTCACAACGCTCGAAAGAGGACGCGCAGGATTATCGCTACATGCCTGATGCCGACATCCCGCCAGTGGTGCTGAGCGATGAGGAAATTGCACGAATTCAGGCTGAAGTGCCGATGCTGCCTGCTGAGTATCGTGAAAAATGGAGTGGATTAGGCTTGGATAAGTCAGTGGTTAATTCACTGCTATCCAATCAAAATTACGCATCTATCATGCTGAAAGTGCAGGAGAAATCAGGCGACGTAGCTGCCAAACGGGTAGCACACTGGTTTGCCAGTGCTTTGACATCTAATAGCGGTGATTCTGAGCATGACTCCGCGTCGGTTGAAGCTAATACGCCGCATGTGTCGGTTGATGATTTGGTGGAGTTAGCGGAGATGACCGAGAAAGCGGAGATTTCTAGCACCAATGCCAAGGAGCTATTCAATGAGCTATTGGCTGGCGCTACGGATCCGCGCAAGCTCGCTGAAGAAAAGAACTTGTTGCAGGTGTCTGACGAATCGGCCATCGCTTCCATCGTTGACGAAGTGTTGAGCGACCCAGCCTCGGCAGCTTCCATCGCCGACATCAAAGCCGGCAAGGACAAAGCCATCGGCTATTTGGTCGGTCAAGTCATGAAGCGCTCAAAGGGTCAGGCTAACCCAAGCTTGGCGCAGAAATTGATTCGTGAGAGGCTATAG
- a CDS encoding DUF5665 domain-containing protein, with protein sequence MVKNNTSEKSLIQRATKKVVRDNENGARQAILEDLFYDFHRSRRQVYGMNFWRGIFFGFGSVLGATLSVTILVWVLGHLVDVFPPLADFFNTLINTMQSRR encoded by the coding sequence GTGGTCAAAAATAATACTTCAGAAAAGTCATTAATACAAAGGGCTACTAAAAAAGTTGTTCGTGACAATGAAAATGGCGCCCGTCAGGCAATTTTGGAAGATTTGTTTTATGATTTTCACCGTTCTCGCCGTCAGGTTTACGGCATGAACTTTTGGCGCGGCATCTTTTTTGGCTTTGGCTCAGTGCTGGGTGCCACTCTTTCGGTGACTATTTTAGTTTGGGTACTGGGTCATCTAGTTGACGTGTTCCCGCCACTTGCTGACTTCTTTAATACACTGATCAACACCATGCAGAGTCGCCGCTAA
- the gatA gene encoding Asp-tRNA(Asn)/Glu-tRNA(Gln) amidotransferase subunit GatA, producing MSRISDFTGKSAVENIKEALRRARDVEDYHALLSLTEERALERAELVDKGEISGRLAGVPFVVKDNFLAFGAPTTAAAKMLENFEAPLQAMAVEKLEAEGAICIGKANLDAFAHGGSTENSAFGPTKNAADKTRVAGGSSGGSAVVTALDVVPFALGTDTGGSIRQPASFNGVVGVKPTYGAVSRYGVVAMASSTDTIGCFATNADDANLVMEIMAGRDDKDMTTLPDFWQHQPEFTKKKIGLVKQCMTDDVDAAVRQKTLDYAAKLKRLGYDVEEVDLSMMQHSLAMYYIIVPAEISSNLARYDGVRYGHRATEVKTLAELYGRSRNEGFTTENKRRIMIGSFVLSSGFFDAYYMQAQKARTLLINEFKQLFAEYDALLMPVAPTPAFKLGENTNDPIKMYLADIMTVPASLAGLPAISVPAGTSDEGLPIGVQLIGDRQSDSNLLKLASEVEAA from the coding sequence ATGAGTCGGATTAGTGATTTTACTGGGAAAAGTGCAGTTGAAAATATCAAGGAGGCATTGCGACGAGCGCGTGACGTTGAAGATTATCATGCGCTGCTCAGTTTGACGGAAGAGCGGGCGTTGGAGCGGGCCGAACTGGTGGATAAGGGCGAAATTTCTGGCAGGCTGGCCGGTGTGCCATTTGTCGTGAAAGACAATTTCTTGGCCTTTGGTGCGCCGACAACTGCCGCTGCAAAAATGCTCGAGAATTTTGAGGCGCCACTCCAGGCGATGGCCGTTGAAAAATTAGAGGCTGAAGGTGCAATCTGCATCGGCAAGGCGAACTTGGACGCCTTTGCTCACGGTGGCTCGACGGAAAACTCAGCCTTTGGTCCGACCAAAAACGCCGCGGATAAAACTCGAGTGGCTGGTGGTTCATCGGGCGGCTCGGCAGTAGTGACGGCGCTTGATGTGGTGCCGTTTGCGTTGGGTACCGATACTGGCGGTTCGATTCGTCAGCCAGCCAGCTTCAATGGCGTGGTTGGTGTCAAGCCAACCTACGGTGCGGTCAGCCGCTATGGCGTGGTTGCCATGGCGTCGAGCACGGACACGATTGGCTGTTTTGCAACCAATGCTGATGACGCCAATTTGGTGATGGAAATCATGGCGGGCCGCGACGACAAAGACATGACCACGCTGCCGGACTTTTGGCAGCATCAGCCAGAATTTACCAAGAAGAAGATTGGTTTGGTGAAGCAATGTATGACTGACGATGTGGACGCGGCGGTTCGCCAGAAAACGCTTGACTATGCTGCAAAACTGAAGCGGCTGGGTTATGACGTTGAAGAAGTGGATCTCAGCATGATGCAACATTCGCTGGCGATGTATTACATCATTGTGCCGGCAGAGATATCGTCAAACTTGGCGCGCTATGATGGTGTGCGCTATGGCCACCGAGCGACTGAAGTGAAGACCTTGGCGGAGTTGTACGGTCGCAGCCGCAACGAAGGTTTTACAACGGAGAATAAGCGACGAATTATGATTGGTAGTTTTGTGTTGTCGAGCGGCTTTTTTGACGCTTACTATATGCAGGCGCAAAAAGCGCGCACCTTACTCATCAACGAGTTTAAACAATTGTTTGCTGAGTACGACGCACTGTTGATGCCAGTCGCACCAACACCGGCGTTCAAACTTGGCGAAAATACCAATGATCCGATAAAAATGTATCTAGCGGACATCATGACGGTGCCAGCTAGCTTGGCGGGACTACCAGCAATTTCCGTGCCAGCTGGAACTAGTGACGAAGGTTTGCCAATTGGTGTGCAGTTGATTGGTGACCGCCAGTCAGACAGCAACTTGTTGAAGTTGGCCTCAGAAGTGGAGGCTGCCTGA
- the gatC gene encoding Asp-tRNA(Asn)/Glu-tRNA(Gln) amidotransferase subunit GatC — MSAISNSDVQRLADLSGLQLADGEVDGLRQDVEKIVEYINQLGELDTSGVEPTYQVTGLENVWREDEVKPGISRDELLELAPEKQNNQVKVPQVL, encoded by the coding sequence ATGAGTGCAATTTCTAATAGTGATGTCCAGCGCTTGGCGGATTTGAGCGGTTTGCAATTGGCAGATGGCGAAGTGGATGGCTTGCGACAGGACGTGGAGAAAATCGTAGAATATATCAATCAGCTGGGCGAGCTCGATACGTCTGGTGTGGAGCCGACCTATCAAGTGACGGGCCTGGAGAATGTCTGGCGGGAAGACGAGGTCAAGCCGGGAATATCTCGAGACGAGCTACTTGAGCTAGCGCCCGAAAAACAGAACAATCAAGTGAAAGTGCCGCAGGTGTTGTGA